The Seriola aureovittata isolate HTS-2021-v1 ecotype China chromosome 16, ASM2101889v1, whole genome shotgun sequence genomic interval TGAGAAATGCTTGTAAAAgaataattgtttatttatttatatttattaatatatttattaatagtttatttcatgagacaaaaaaaatatttttaagttaTGTTTCATGTCAGACCTGAACTCTTGATTATTTCCTTTTAACAAGGTGCCCATCTGAACCCTGCTGTTTCTCTGAGCTTGTGTGTTTTGGGCAGACATCCATGGCTGAAGCTGCCTTTCTACGTCTTCTTCCAAGTGCTTGGAGCCTTTTTGGCTGCAGCAACGGTTGGTCTGCAGTACTACGGTGAGTTTTTCCTTCACTGCAATCACAATCACACCATAGGACActagaaacacaaaacattttctatgGGTACAAGGAGACAATTTGTATTCGAGGACAAGACTTGTGCTATTTCTCTAATTGTCAACAAATGACTGagaagaccaaaaccaacaacctCTCAATAACCCTGTCTGTGGCATTCAGTCCAAACATATTCATTCctactgaagaaaaacacaccgtagatgtagttttatatttcaaaaggaaaaaaaggttaaataatttccaaaataGCTGGCACTGTATAttattagcaaatgttacttAAATTGGATTCATTGATGCATTTgtttggggactattttcagctgtgaattAATACACGTTTGGTGCTCCAGTTGGTATTTCTGGCAGGAGGACTGTGTATGTGAGATTGAAATTAACAACAGTGCCCATCTTCATCATAATGAAGCAACATGTCAGACAGTGGAATGATGTGGTTcacatgtatttcttttttttttgatgtctACAGATGCCATCCATGCATACAGTGGAGGTGAGCTGACGGTGTCGGGTCCCACGGCTACAGCAGGCATATTCTCCACCTATCCAGCTGACTACCTCAGTGTGTGGGGCGGTGTCGTAGACCAGGTCAGATACTGTTTAAAGGCCTGTTACTCACACGAGGGTGAAACATAAGCTCTACTTTTCTCAATAGTCTCTTGGACTTATTCAGAGACGCTACTGCTTTTTCATAATTCATGTTCCACTTGCATGAAATCTTTATAGCTGCTGAAACAGTTAAAGGTACTTCTTTTAACTTGGATTTATCTGTTGGCCTCTCGTCTGGGAACAACCATGGTGATAACATACAACATATTCCCATGTTATACCAGGTGATAGGAACAGCTGCattgctgctgtgtgtcctgGCTCTCGGGGACCAGAGGAACAGCTTCCTCCCTGATGGTCTTCAGCCTGTCCTGGTGGGAGCAGTGGTGCTGGTTATTGGCATCTCGATGGGCTCAAACAGCGGCTACGCCCTCAACCCAGCCAGGGATTTTGGGCCTCGCTTGTTTACGTACATCGCCGGCTGGGGAGCGGATGTTTTCAAGTTAGTAGTTTCAGCCTTTTACTAATGTCCACTTTGTTGCTCCACATTAATGACTACAATGGGAAAACCCAGGTTGAACGTTACCCTACTGTCTGCAGGGCTGGAGGAGGCTGGTGGTGGGTTCCTATAGTGGCTCCCTGTGTCGGAGCGCTGCTGGGAACACTGATCTACGAGCTGATGATTGAAGTCCACCATCCTCCCACTCCGTCTGAGCTCCAGGTCTCATGTCAGGAGGCCACTGAGGGCAAGACTGGGCTGGAGCTGGAGGGGGTGGAGCCAGGCTGTGAAAAACCCACTTAGTGGTAAAATGAATCCATGTTAAAGAGGAAAGAACTGTCAAACAGAGTAAACTGTGTAAATGGATGTGACTCATGTTTTTGGAACATGTAGATTTATTCTGCAGAAAAATCCACTACATTGGTCAACAACCCTTGGATGGACTGCTATGAAAGTTAGTACAGACATtaatggtccccagaggatgaatgcttttcctctagcgccaccagcaggtcaaagtttatATCTTacccagaaaaacaaatatctcaacagctacaACATGGATTGGCACCAGATATTAATCATCATAACTTTGGTGGTCCATTAACTTTTCCTCTAGCcccaccatcaggtcaaacttttaATTGTCCAATAATTCGGTTTAtgacctgcaaaaaaaaaatcagcctcagctgtactttgtggcTTAGTCTTGTCAATAATATGAATTACAAGTGAATGTAATATGAACAGATCTGAAAACTGTCCTATTTGTTAACAGAAAGAAGCTGCAGACATCGCTCTGAATGTGAccctcagctctgcagagaaACCGAGTCAATCCTCtcttttacacatttatttcgAAACAGCACAAAAGTGTATGGCATTTCAGCAAGCAGACCACAAccatggaaaaagaaaatgacatgaaatttCCACTATTGAGCTATATAAATATGATAGCATGACATATaaaagatacaaacaaaaaaaaatccactcgTAGGCCTCCATCACGTGACCATGAAGGCGGTTTTTGAAACATACAAAAGAAATGTGAGTACAGCAAGCACTGATTCTGTAGATAAAAAAGAACCATCTCAAAGAGATAAACATTTGTATTCATACACATTAAGACAACACGACCCCCACACTCTCCCTCTGCTTTGTAATTACAATGTATAGCTACctctgggggtgggggggattctttttttttcttttaaacttcaaattgttttggaaaaaaaagggaacagtACAAGTACAAATACTATACGTATTCACATTATCATAACAAGTTACTAAAACCAGAACGCTTTCTTTTAGTGTAATTATATGTATTTACATGGCAAAACTCGTACACATATACTACTGGCAGGAAGCCTGACCTCTCTTCTTCTAGCATTACAATTAACATCACACATTATTCACACTACACAGGTTACAGACCTCCGGTAACCTCGTCTCCTAATGAGATGCTTTCCAAGATTTGCATCTCATGTTTCTGTTGCACGTAAATCGCACTATGTCTAGCAAGATTTGACGCGACCGACTCACACAAATACCAAGAGTCATAATGtgtttcatataaataaatattatagcAACATAAAAATCAGTGTCAAATTCTCCAAACGCTcctgtcatgtttcagatgtcgTCACATCTTTGCTTCAGGTCGGTTGTACACCAGCCTCTGGAGCTGTTGAAAGTGGCCTAATGCCAGAAAAACGGGTGTGGACTTgaagcaaacaaaaatgaatatcATGAACAATATGAAGTACAAAAATATGGGCACTACAGCTATCAGGAGTACAGTGGGAGGTGTATGTACTAAAGTATGTGTTACATGAGGAAACAGGCAGGTGGCTACACTCAGAGTGAGAGTGATGGAAATGGAAGGACAAGACGTAATTAGATACAGTATGGCTGATATAGAACTGTtttactgggggggggggggctgagagCCGTTCCACGATCACAGGTGCGTTCAGATAAGTGACCAGTAACATGATCAAACATGCAGTTACAATCGCACAGAATAGGTGCCGTAGATTAAAACTGTTTACGGtagcttaaaaaaaagactgcacAGGCAGCAGCTCTATTTTTATCTCAGGATCAACATTCATATTCTATCACCTCGGGCATGACCCTCGACTCCTCGTTGTAGATCTGTCAGTTCCAGAGCACCCCGCCCCGCCTCTACTGGGGCTTGTCTGTCTTGTGTGCGGTGAGGAAGGCCATGCCGTGGGTCCTGAAGTGGGTGTTGAGGTCCGAGGCCTTGTCGAAACGTCGGCCACACACCTTGCAGCTCAGATTCCCGTCTCCGTCCTCACCCAGCGCCTGAGGGGAGGCAGCGGGAGAGCCGTCCGGAGAGCCGTGAGCGCGCGGGGTGCCCCGTTCCGCGTCACTCTGGGTGTCCCGCACGCGGTGAGTGATGAAGCGGTGCCTGCTGAGAGAGCCGGCTGATGCGAAGCAGACGCCACACTGCAGGCACTGGAAGGAGGCTGTGTCGGCCCGATGTTGGGGGATGTGGCGCTGAAACTCCGCCCCGTCCTCGGTGGAGAAGCCACAGGGGACACAACGGAAAATGTTGTCTTCCTCCTCTAACTCGCCGGGTGTCAGCGATGTCGATGCCACGCACGCCCTGGTTCTCTTTGCGGGCCCACCGCCGTCCTCGCCGTCCTCTGTGGcgttttcttcttcatctcctgcCCTGGCTCCAGGAGGTGCACCCTCACCGTCTTGTTCTGAGGAGCTACCTGGACCTTCGCCCCCTGTGGCTGCACGCTTCCTAGTCATGGGTGGTCCCTGAGGACACAAGAAGGGAGAAACAGAATTAACATCTGCGGTATTGACATACAAGGCAAGCAAAAAGCAGAAGAGGAATTTACATCTTGCCAAACACTACTGCTGTTTCCCAATTCCCTCCTGTACataattaataacaatataCAACTTACATAATTTACACATCCAACAACATACAAACAACTGCATCATTTTCACATACTAAATGTATATAGTATGTACGACCTTACATATGCATTACAGTATGCTGTTTTTGCTCTTCAatattaacaggaaatgatgcaatACGTGCAGTAACAAGGATTTGACAGCTTTTCTATTGTTAACACTACATGAAGAAAACTTGCTTATAATTACCGTTTAGTGAGGAAATGTGACACGGCTTCAGACTACAACTGAGACAAGAGCCTGTTTATGTCCAGGAACCGAGAGAACTCCGTAACGCTGTCTCGACTCACCTGTCCATCCGTGGTTCTGTGATGAAGCCGAATATGCTTGTCCAGTAAGAACCGGCTGCCAAAGGTGCGTTTGCCTTCTGTGCAgtatctgaaaaataaattacgCAGAGTTGAATTACTTCATCCAGCACTGAGATTACGCCAGATTGAACAAATTCTAGGCCTAATTAATACAGCCTGACTGATACTGTTTTTTTGAGTTCCTGATATTGATATTTAGGCcaatagtatttttttttaaacatacgATATGATACAGATCCCTTAGATTATTTTAGTATTTCTGTACTGCAATTTCTCATTATTTACAGGCTGATATGTACATGATATCGATATATCCGCAATAGGCTAATGTATGATATATCGGCGGGGTTGATTTATCAGTCTAACCCTAGAATTAGAATTAAAATAGTTATTAATATGCCTAAATAGTAAATCGACCATTGAAAACTACCTTTTAGCAAAAAATTAATCCATAACATAATAGTGTTGGGTCAATTTGTGTCTGACAAAACATGTATTTGATGACAGCTTAAGTGACTCACTGGCAATGGAAGACTCTTTTGTTGCCCTCATGAATGACGCGCTCATGACGTCTCAGGCTGGAAGACGTGCTGAACGTGCCTCCACAAATACGACAAGGGAACTTTATAGTGggtaacaaaaacacacacagggagacagacagagataagaTAAAAAGACATTCAATCTCAGTCAAATGCGCTACAGTACAGAGAGGAAATTAACAACCACCACCTCCACATATGGATGGTTCTTTTCCTGCTTTACAATGAACTATGAGGTCACTTTCCATCCACAGAATACAAGTAGCTGGTTAAACAGTTTGTgtgctgaaatgttaaaaacctCAGTGCCCTCCCGAACTGTACTCACTGGACTCAATACAGtcagattaaaataaataatagtaatgtCCCACCTTGCCGTGCTCCATCTTCACATGACTCAGATAGTCTTCGTTGTCAGTGAAGGTGGTCTGGCACTGGGGGCAGGTCCACTCAGTCGGAGCACTGGGATGACTGCTGCCCCCTGCAGAGGTCGAGTGACCCCCTGGAGCCTCGTAGTCCTCATCCCCATCGTCATcgtcgtcctcttcctcctcctcttcctcctcctgttcccgCCCCCAGTCCTCTCCGTCGGAGTTATCAGGTTTTCCAGAGGACTTTGATTTGAGGCCGGAGGGACCGGATGTGTTGGCCGGAGATGAGGCAGGGTTAGAGGCATCGGACTGAGACTCCTGTTTGGCTGATGGGCCTCTGTGAGCGGTCTGAGGTGGGCGGCAGGAAAAGTGTGAGAGAACAATAGGGCATACAGAGCAAGTGAATTCATTAACCTCtaaaaaaaataccaattaCTCCAACTGGTTCACAAAAACTCATATCCATTTCTAAAATAACTGCTGTACTTGGTATAGAACTTAGGACAAGGTCACCAGAGAGGAACCCTGCTAAGGCCGATCCAAGAATTGCTATATGCCTTAGTTGACACCACAGTCACTGTAGAAAGCAATGAATGGGCAACACATAAAGGCAAAAGGCTCATTTATGAATGACAAGATACATCTTCTATCATATTTTCAtaactaaaatatttaatatctgATTATTTACTCTGCAAACAACACACCTTAATATGCTCCATCATTGAACCTTTCTGGGCGTAGAGCTTAGTGCAGTCAGGACACTTGAACACATGCACTTTTTGCTTGGCTAAATGAGTGTCGAAGTGCATGTACAGCAAGGGTTTTTGGGTAAAAACCgtatcacacatcacacacttgTAGATCATTctgcaaaagaagaaaaatacagaccAGGGATTTATATCTCAGGGATCTTTTTCCAAAACGTGACTGTAATTTTCCAACATCGTCTGAGAATATTTGTCTGCACGTGGGTCGAAAATGTCCCAAGTATGTTTTGATAGAAGCAGCACACGTACTTGGCCTGTCCTCCAGTGAGTGTTGGGTGCTGGGTGCTGATGTGACTCTGGGCGCTGGGGGAGGACTTGAAGGCCATAGGGCAGCTGGGGCACTTGTGGAAGACCTCGCAGTGAGCAGTCTGAATGTGGGACTTGATGGAGTTCAAACCTCCGAACACGACCTGGCAACTCGAGCACCTTGACAAAGCAGAATGTGATGCGTTAAACCTCCATTTCCTCCAATTCATGTTCAGATACGTGTCCACCTTAAAACCTCCAATGCAGACCACATAATCACATATACGCAGATgcatataatgtaatatattgacacaaaagtacaaaatagACAGACACAGAAGTAATTAAAagatttcagcttctcaaatgtgaatatttgctggttttattAACTATGTCTATGAGAGTAAATGTAATATTACTAGGTTCTCCACTGTTtgtggacaaaacaaacaattggAATACATCATCAATTTGGGCTTTTGAAAATTGTGACGGgctgttttcaacattttctgatGTTCTACAGACCAAACAAATAATCAgctaatcaatcaatcatgaAAACAATCACTGGTTGTGGTACATTGTGGTACATTGTACATTATACACCTAGACAATAGGTCAATCAGGTATGAAACTGAAGTTTAGACCTAAGTGGAGGCTCGATACTGTAGTCGTCATGTGAAATGATAACAACGGTTTTGAAAAGTGTCTACACACCTGTAGCCAATGCGCCTGGCAAAGTGCAGACAGGCCTCCTCCAGGTGGGTCTGGAAGCTGGCCTGCCGTGCGATCCCACCACACTCGGGACAGACATGGGCCGCTCTGTGTTTATGGATCCTCTGGTGGGCGGACACAGCACACGAGTTTGGCAGCATCATGGGAGGTGAGCACTGCGTACATGTCTGaagcagaaagaaaggaaaataaaatgcaacaatcAGTGACCAACGATGGAAACTAGCATGAAATATATTGTGCTCTCACCACCAACACTCACTGAGTTGGGAGCAGCTCTGATCTGCTGGAAGTGCGTGACCAGCTCAGCCTTGCCAGAGAATTGTGTTTGGCACTCCGGACATTTGAAGTTGTTGTACTGCAACCCCTCGGCCTTCTTGCAGGGCAGAGGCATCAGTGCTTGGGGGCCCTGAGGTGCACGGCGGACCGGCCGAGGCTGAGAGGCTGCTGGGGA includes:
- the aqp10b gene encoding aquaporin-10b; translation: MSNRVKYSSLLPAHTPPPQLCHKVCDVDHGSSMKGQTLLSEAVAAVFCGSDPPDDGVPALKAHLWPDGAEETSGMERLLKKCQIRNQLIRECMAECLGVYILILFGCGSVAQVTTTQDKKGQYLSINLGFALGVTFGVFVSRGVSGAHLNPAVSLSLCVLGRHPWLKLPFYVFFQVLGAFLAAATVGLQYYDAIHAYSGGELTVSGPTATAGIFSTYPADYLSVWGGVVDQVIGTAALLLCVLALGDQRNSFLPDGLQPVLVGAVVLVIGISMGSNSGYALNPARDFGPRLFTYIAGWGADVFKAGGGWWWVPIVAPCVGALLGTLIYELMIEVHHPPTPSELQVSCQEATEGKTGLELEGVEPGCEKPT